One genomic segment of Candidatus Thermodiscus eudorianus includes these proteins:
- a CDS encoding ROK family protein: protein MAEPVLAVDIGATKTLIGLFIKNKLKKYIKMATPDEGIEWAIREKIIELFNKNNINRIEYAGIAAPGPLDYTKGQIVNPPNMKQTTISLIEMMEDIARYVLIANDTVAGVWAEKTLGKHRSENMVLVSIGSGVGGGVIVDDHLLLGSRGNAHEIGHIPLNLDEDAPCGCGGQGHWEALAGGVWIPRTAKRLAYNKRLESRAWRLAYEGSLTPELLFNLARENDEFALFAVDYLCRVHGAGIAAVKYAYDPDLVVLSGGVYLRNKDMMFDRIKRYMRVYLGSIDPPQLYDASFGEYQSLYGAYAIIYSPPTGLVHINRHKLAPPARG from the coding sequence GTGGCAGAGCCGGTTCTAGCCGTAGATATAGGTGCGACGAAGACCCTCATAGGATTATTTATAAAAAATAAATTAAAAAAATATATTAAGATGGCGACTCCTGACGAAGGAATAGAGTGGGCTATAAGAGAGAAAATAATAGAATTATTTAATAAAAATAATATTAATAGGATTGAGTACGCAGGTATAGCCGCTCCAGGCCCCCTCGATTATACGAAAGGACAAATAGTGAATCCCCCGAACATGAAACAAACAACCATAAGCCTAATAGAAATGATGGAAGACATAGCCAGATACGTTCTAATAGCAAACGACACAGTAGCAGGCGTATGGGCCGAGAAAACGCTGGGAAAACATAGGTCCGAGAACATGGTCCTAGTGAGCATAGGCTCCGGAGTAGGAGGGGGCGTAATAGTCGACGACCATCTACTCCTAGGCAGCAGAGGCAACGCGCACGAGATAGGCCACATACCACTTAACCTCGACGAGGACGCACCCTGTGGATGCGGCGGTCAAGGCCACTGGGAAGCATTAGCCGGAGGAGTGTGGATCCCTAGAACGGCCAAACGCTTAGCCTATAATAAAAGACTGGAGTCAAGAGCTTGGAGACTCGCGTATGAGGGCTCTCTTACTCCTGAACTACTCTTCAACCTAGCTCGTGAAAACGATGAGTTCGCGCTATTCGCCGTCGACTACTTGTGTCGTGTGCATGGAGCTGGAATAGCAGCAGTCAAGTATGCCTATGACCCGGACCTCGTAGTCCTCTCCGGGGGCGTTTATCTCAGGAACAAGGATATGATGTTCGATAGAATCAAACGCTATATGAGAGTCTATCTAGGCTCTATAGACCCGCCTCAGTTATATGACGCGTCATTCGGGGAGTACCAGTCCCTCTATGGCGCCTATGCAATAATATATAGCCCTCCAACCGGACTCGTCCACATAAACAGGCATAAACTAGCGCCTCCAGCGAGAGGGTGA
- a CDS encoding UbiD family decarboxylase has product MLDTSINTYINENNIKIKDYGVVERDFQPSKILHDTQESDTIPVFQVSGATTKSTGNLVSTRDRIYKSLKVESDEEAYEKLLRAVSSPAKLVFKEDPGYYKETEKLLDALPFVKFYEKDGNRYLTAAFFVACHREVCNASIHRIMYINRQTAAVRIVPRHLYRLYTSAVKDKGMLPVTIVLGVHPAVLLGVSTSPRLGVFELEVASRLIGGLRVFPSPLHGNPVPLGAGAIIEGYLLPDRVEEGPFADILMLYDQVRREPVLKVEKVYVSQEHYTHVLLPGGLEHINLMGFPREAHIWESVSKVVPRVYKVRLTRGGGGWLNAVISIEKNHAGDGKNAILAAFAGHPSLKHVIVVDGDIDPDDPSMVEWAIATRFQADRDLIVIKNARGSTLDPSARQGFTAKMGIDATVPEIGDPRFERASFPR; this is encoded by the coding sequence GTGCTAGATACATCAATAAATACATATATTAATGAAAATAATATAAAAATAAAAGATTATGGTGTCGTCGAGAGAGACTTCCAGCCATCCAAGATCCTTCACGACACACAGGAAAGCGACACAATCCCAGTTTTCCAAGTCTCTGGGGCAACAACTAAAAGCACTGGCAATCTAGTCTCGACCAGGGATAGAATATATAAATCCCTAAAAGTCGAGAGCGACGAGGAAGCCTATGAAAAGCTCTTGAGAGCCGTGAGCAGCCCTGCAAAACTCGTCTTCAAGGAGGACCCAGGCTACTACAAGGAGACGGAAAAACTGTTAGACGCCCTACCCTTTGTTAAATTCTACGAGAAAGATGGAAACCGCTACCTAACGGCAGCCTTCTTCGTAGCCTGCCACCGGGAGGTATGCAACGCCAGCATACACAGGATAATGTACATTAACAGGCAGACCGCTGCAGTCAGAATAGTTCCAAGGCACCTCTACCGCCTGTACACTAGCGCGGTGAAAGATAAGGGCATGCTCCCAGTAACCATTGTACTAGGAGTCCACCCAGCAGTGCTCCTAGGCGTCTCAACCTCACCACGCCTAGGCGTCTTCGAGCTAGAAGTAGCGTCACGATTAATAGGGGGTCTAAGGGTTTTCCCCAGCCCTCTACATGGAAACCCAGTCCCACTCGGGGCAGGTGCGATAATTGAGGGTTACCTACTCCCGGATAGAGTAGAAGAGGGGCCCTTCGCCGACATACTCATGCTCTACGACCAAGTCCGCAGAGAACCCGTACTAAAGGTCGAGAAAGTCTATGTATCCCAAGAACACTACACACACGTCTTACTCCCGGGCGGACTGGAACATATCAATCTAATGGGCTTCCCTAGGGAAGCCCATATCTGGGAGTCGGTCTCAAAAGTCGTTCCAAGAGTCTACAAGGTGAGGTTGACCCGGGGAGGCGGAGGCTGGCTGAACGCAGTAATATCGATAGAGAAGAACCACGCAGGCGACGGTAAAAACGCTATACTAGCCGCGTTCGCAGGACACCCAAGCCTCAAACACGTTATCGTGGTCGACGGGGACATAGATCCAGATGATCCATCGATGGTTGAATGGGCTATAGCGACCCGCTTCCAGGCGGATAGAGACCTCATAGTTATCAAAAACGCTAGAGGATCGACCCTAGATCCATCAGCGAGGCAAGGTTTCACGGCAAAGATGGGTATAGACGCTACGGTGCCAGAGATAGGGGATCCACGGTTTGAGAGGGCTTCATTCCCACGGTGA
- a CDS encoding aconitase X, whose product MYLTREEELILEGEEGEAKALALKTIVKVGEALGAESLIDIKHAHISGISYGTIGEHGAVLLEKLVEMGARFSVPASVNPIGFDYEDPGILEEVGVRLDKEFIKGQTRIIRALKAMGANLTLTCTPYHLPDTSHLARGDSVAWGESNAILYGNSVLGVKTNREGGPLALMAAISGKTYNWGLHIDENRIPRTAFLLEGQSRLLDEVEAGVFGKVVAERYTSVNPPYLAVSLRDELAVKELLAAIGAAGSLGMVYIPGITGPRIETFERVERVPFEALEEEVSMYKPASAPDIVFIGCPHSRAEDVLLVYRLLKHRGRPKSKIVITLSRAEYERLQSQHPEVISGVRDKVVLARDTCLIVSPFGYSGKLRVATNSFKAYFYLKKRGLPVFLASIEELVSAAYE is encoded by the coding sequence ATGTATCTAACCAGAGAAGAGGAGCTCATATTGGAAGGGGAGGAGGGAGAGGCAAAGGCCCTGGCGTTGAAAACTATAGTCAAGGTCGGGGAGGCCCTAGGCGCCGAAAGCCTGATAGATATAAAACACGCCCACATCTCGGGGATTTCCTATGGAACGATAGGAGAGCATGGAGCAGTATTACTTGAGAAACTAGTTGAAATGGGAGCCAGGTTCTCTGTCCCAGCTAGCGTGAACCCAATAGGATTCGACTACGAGGATCCAGGAATACTAGAGGAGGTGGGAGTGCGCCTCGACAAGGAGTTCATAAAAGGCCAGACTAGGATAATCAGGGCATTAAAAGCCATGGGTGCTAACCTGACTCTGACCTGCACACCCTACCATCTACCCGATACAAGCCATCTGGCAAGAGGGGATAGCGTCGCCTGGGGGGAGTCGAATGCTATACTATACGGAAACAGCGTCCTCGGCGTCAAAACTAACAGGGAAGGGGGCCCCTTAGCTCTAATGGCCGCAATATCGGGCAAGACCTACAACTGGGGGCTGCACATAGACGAGAACAGGATACCGAGGACCGCGTTCCTCCTAGAAGGACAAAGTAGGCTGCTCGACGAGGTAGAGGCCGGGGTATTTGGAAAGGTCGTAGCAGAGCGATACACCAGTGTGAATCCTCCGTACCTGGCTGTGTCGTTGCGCGACGAGCTAGCAGTAAAGGAGCTGCTAGCGGCTATAGGCGCGGCTGGGAGTCTGGGAATGGTTTACATACCTGGAATCACCGGCCCGCGTATAGAAACCTTCGAGAGGGTCGAGCGAGTTCCCTTTGAGGCGCTGGAAGAAGAGGTATCAATGTACAAGCCGGCCTCGGCCCCAGACATTGTATTCATCGGATGCCCCCATTCCCGTGCAGAGGACGTCTTACTAGTCTATAGGCTTCTAAAGCATAGGGGACGGCCCAAGTCTAAAATAGTGATAACACTATCCAGGGCAGAATACGAGAGACTCCAAAGCCAGCATCCAGAGGTCATATCTGGAGTCAGAGATAAAGTGGTTCTAGCCAGGGACACGTGCCTAATAGTCTCGCCTTTTGGATACAGCGGTAAGTTGAGAGTTGCGACTAATAGCTTCAAAGCCTATTTCTATCTAAAGAAGAGGGGGTTACCAGTGTTTCTGGCTAGTATAGAAGAGTTAGTCTCAGCTGCGTACGAGTAG
- a CDS encoding DUF126 domain-containing protein, whose amino-acid sequence MIQVRARVLVPGEGRGEAVKVEALSFYGEVDPRTGKLVDGRSITGKVLVVGRPRGSTVGSYTIYGLKYYGRKPAAIIVESGADPILVAGAVLADIPLFDNARNILESVDEGDLIEFNREGVVSIVKQGLL is encoded by the coding sequence TTGATACAGGTTCGCGCTAGGGTCCTAGTTCCTGGAGAAGGGAGGGGAGAGGCCGTTAAGGTCGAGGCTCTAAGTTTCTATGGGGAAGTAGATCCGCGCACGGGTAAGCTAGTTGATGGGAGATCGATCACGGGGAAGGTTTTAGTTGTAGGGAGGCCTAGGGGGTCAACGGTCGGGTCTTATACTATTTATGGGCTTAAATATTATGGTAGAAAGCCGGCTGCAATTATAGTAGAGTCAGGCGCCGATCCAATACTAGTCGCGGGCGCCGTCCTAGCGGACATACCCTTATTTGACAATGCCAGGAATATCCTCGAATCTGTAGATGAAGGTGACCTGATAGAATTTAACAGAGAAGGAGTCGTATCAATAGTAAAGCAGGGGTTATTGTAG
- the tmk gene encoding dTMP kinase, translated as MPASGLHIAFEGIDGSGLTTHSMLLVERLRRNGFKAEYLKEPTSGPIGELIRTYLRRDDSLHHELLALLFAADRYWNYYLSEKPISNLKSAGYVVVSDRYKYSSIAYQGAFTSIEWVWEVNSRVPHSDIIVFLDVPVDLALKRIESRVMNGFVREGYEKRELLEKIYHNYDIVLKRAEEEGVRVLRIYEVEGDKELSVEDVNEEIYLRLAGYLQ; from the coding sequence ATGCCAGCCTCGGGTCTGCATATAGCCTTTGAGGGAATAGATGGTAGTGGCTTGACAACCCATTCCATGCTCCTAGTAGAGCGGCTACGCAGGAACGGTTTTAAGGCCGAATACCTCAAGGAGCCTACGAGCGGGCCTATAGGGGAACTCATAAGGACATACCTTAGAAGGGATGATTCCCTTCATCACGAGCTCCTAGCCCTTCTCTTCGCCGCCGACAGGTACTGGAACTACTATCTCTCTGAGAAGCCCATCTCTAATCTAAAGAGTGCAGGTTACGTGGTTGTGAGTGATAGATACAAGTATTCCAGTATTGCCTACCAGGGAGCGTTTACCAGTATAGAGTGGGTTTGGGAGGTTAATTCGAGGGTCCCCCACTCCGATATCATTGTGTTCCTAGACGTCCCCGTCGACCTAGCATTGAAGAGGATCGAGTCGCGGGTCATGAACGGATTTGTCCGGGAGGGATACGAGAAACGCGAACTCCTAGAAAAAATATACCATAACTACGATATTGTACTGAAGAGAGCCGAGGAGGAGGGAGTCAGAGTCCTTAGGATATACGAGGTTGAGGGAGATAAGGAGTTAAGCGTCGAGGATGTAAACGAGGAGATCTACTTGCGTCTCGCCGGTTATCTACAATAA
- a CDS encoding DNA polymerase II — MWIEFQVLDASYEVLGGEAVIALWARLNDNRRAILYYRGFKPYFYALVEDDADIEDIARKIKSLSKPSSPITEVRLVEKRYLGKRVNALRIETTIPSTVREYREKVARIPGVREVLEADIRFTMRYLIDKNIYPLRWYGASVEEKQASSGTRVDGVYMIRGELEELEGYAGKDPLEDLRLLAFDIEAYNPQRTPDPRKDPVIIIGYMTDEMSEPELLVAEDNNDRLIIKKFVEKILEYDPDIIVGYNQNRFDWPYLVERSKVLGLKLDVGRKANSPPQPSVYGHYSIAGRLNVDLYDFADEMYEVKMKTLEEVADYLGVMPKDKRVMLEWWQISEYWDDPEKRPTLLQYAKDDVYSTYGLVPKFLPFGAQLSQVSGLPLDQVMAASVGFRLEWRLMREAFKFNELVPNRVERLEESYTGAIVLKPKPGIHENIAVLDFASMYPSIMVKYNVGPDTLVKPGEPYKESEVNIAPEVGHKFRKNPPGFFKLVVQKFLDIRRRIKSELKKYPEGSPMYNLLNERQKAVKLLANASYGYMGWPHARWYCKACAESITAWGRSIIKRAISKAKELGLDVIYGDTDSLFVTYDKVKVESLIRWIEEKLGFEVKIDKIYKRVYFTEAKKRYVGLTDKGKIDVVGFEAMRGDWSELAKEAQMKVAEIVLSTGDVEKAVSYVRGVIEELRKGKIDMRKLIIWKTLSKRLEEYTAEQPHVVVARQLKKLGIKVHPGMKIGYVVVKGTGPLSKRVKPYFLAKPAELDIDYYIDKQLIPAVMRILKYFGVTEKRLKGGGRQTSLLEFMGG, encoded by the coding sequence TTGTGGATCGAGTTCCAAGTCCTAGATGCTAGTTATGAAGTGCTAGGCGGCGAGGCAGTTATAGCACTGTGGGCTAGGCTTAACGACAATAGGAGGGCCATACTCTATTATCGAGGCTTTAAACCATACTTTTACGCTCTTGTCGAAGATGATGCAGACATCGAGGATATAGCTAGGAAGATTAAATCACTATCGAAACCTTCAAGCCCGATAACCGAGGTCCGATTAGTAGAGAAACGGTATCTGGGTAAGCGGGTCAACGCGTTAAGAATAGAGACCACGATACCGTCAACCGTCAGGGAGTATAGAGAGAAAGTAGCCCGGATCCCTGGCGTCAGGGAGGTTCTAGAGGCTGATATAAGATTCACTATGAGGTATTTGATCGACAAGAACATATATCCGCTCAGATGGTATGGGGCGAGCGTCGAAGAGAAACAGGCGTCCTCTGGTACTAGAGTGGATGGGGTTTACATGATAAGAGGGGAGCTCGAAGAGCTCGAAGGATACGCTGGTAAGGATCCTTTGGAGGACCTTCGACTGCTTGCCTTTGACATTGAGGCATACAATCCCCAGAGAACCCCTGATCCAAGGAAGGACCCTGTAATAATCATTGGATACATGACCGATGAAATGAGCGAGCCAGAGCTGCTCGTTGCCGAGGACAACAATGACAGATTAATAATTAAAAAATTCGTAGAGAAGATACTTGAATATGACCCCGACATAATAGTTGGATACAATCAGAATAGGTTCGACTGGCCATACCTCGTTGAGAGATCAAAGGTACTAGGTCTCAAGCTAGACGTGGGCAGGAAAGCCAACTCGCCTCCACAGCCCAGCGTTTATGGACATTATAGCATAGCTGGCAGGCTCAATGTCGATCTCTATGATTTCGCCGATGAGATGTATGAGGTCAAAATGAAGACGCTAGAAGAAGTAGCCGACTATCTAGGCGTCATGCCCAAAGATAAGAGGGTAATGCTTGAATGGTGGCAAATAAGCGAGTACTGGGACGACCCAGAGAAACGTCCAACCCTACTCCAATACGCTAAGGACGACGTGTACTCCACCTACGGCCTAGTACCGAAATTCCTGCCATTCGGGGCACAGCTAAGCCAGGTTAGCGGGCTCCCGCTGGATCAGGTCATGGCGGCTAGCGTCGGGTTCCGTCTTGAGTGGAGGCTGATGCGTGAAGCCTTCAAGTTCAACGAGCTTGTGCCGAATAGGGTCGAGAGACTGGAGGAATCCTACACGGGAGCTATAGTCCTGAAGCCTAAGCCTGGCATCCACGAGAACATAGCGGTACTAGACTTCGCCAGCATGTATCCCAGCATAATGGTCAAATACAATGTAGGCCCGGACACCCTAGTAAAACCGGGGGAGCCCTACAAGGAATCCGAGGTAAACATAGCGCCAGAAGTAGGTCACAAGTTTAGAAAGAACCCCCCAGGCTTCTTCAAACTAGTGGTCCAGAAATTCCTTGACATAAGGAGGAGGATAAAGAGCGAGTTAAAGAAATATCCCGAAGGATCACCCATGTACAACCTACTCAATGAGAGGCAGAAGGCGGTAAAACTCCTGGCCAACGCGTCCTACGGCTACATGGGCTGGCCTCATGCACGCTGGTATTGTAAGGCATGCGCCGAGTCGATAACCGCGTGGGGGCGATCTATCATTAAAAGAGCCATTAGCAAGGCCAAGGAGCTGGGGCTTGACGTTATATATGGTGATACCGACAGCCTGTTCGTGACTTACGATAAGGTTAAGGTGGAGAGTCTAATTAGATGGATAGAGGAGAAGCTCGGATTCGAGGTAAAAATAGATAAAATATACAAAAGAGTATATTTTACAGAGGCTAAGAAGCGCTATGTTGGATTAACCGATAAGGGTAAGATAGACGTAGTTGGATTTGAGGCTATGAGAGGGGATTGGAGCGAGCTAGCCAAGGAGGCCCAGATGAAGGTCGCTGAGATAGTCCTGTCAACCGGGGACGTCGAGAAAGCGGTATCATATGTTAGAGGCGTTATAGAGGAACTACGTAAAGGAAAAATAGATATGAGAAAACTGATAATATGGAAGACGCTTTCAAAGAGGCTTGAAGAGTATACGGCAGAGCAGCCTCACGTTGTCGTGGCTAGACAGCTGAAGAAGCTGGGTATAAAAGTCCATCCGGGTATGAAGATCGGTTACGTTGTAGTTAAGGGTACAGGGCCCTTGTCAAAGAGGGTAAAGCCGTACTTTCTGGCTAAGCCCGCCGAGCTTGATATAGACTATTACATCGACAAGCAGCTGATCCCGGCTGTGATGAGAATATTAAAGTATTTTGGCGTGACAGAAAAAAGATTAAAAGGTGGAGGCAGGCAGACTAGCCTACTAGAGTTCATGGGAGGCTAG
- a CDS encoding DNA primase, producing the protein MKYLIKARLEVDGRVDKHDVIGAIFGQTEGLLGSEFNLEELQKKDKIGRVHVDIRYQGTKTTGTITIPSNLDRVETAILAAMLETVDRIGPYTARITIDEIKDLRAEKIKHILKRSKEILKKMKEAEPDIREIMRQVQASEEEKPRLVEYGPEKLPAGPDVDKSDTVIIVEGRADVLNLLRYGYTNVIALEGAREKIPKTIIDLTKKKQAIALVDGDRGGELILKTLLDQADIDYVARAPKDMEVEELTGREIAQALEQMVPAETYKKKLGLIKEKPQTAPKAVEQSVSEAKEEKPTITPTVEEKAIEEEKKEKPLELAAIPKTVIDEIPKLKGSLEAILYDENWNPVKRISVRDLYPELQRIEPGSIYGIVFDGIITQRIIDAAAEKGVKVLIGARTGTKLVGKPSEILFFTFSDLT; encoded by the coding sequence ATGAAGTACCTAATCAAGGCGCGGCTCGAAGTCGACGGGCGAGTCGATAAACACGACGTTATCGGGGCCATATTTGGCCAGACAGAGGGCCTTCTAGGCAGCGAGTTTAACCTGGAGGAGCTACAGAAGAAGGATAAGATAGGGAGAGTCCACGTTGATATACGGTACCAGGGTACAAAGACGACAGGAACCATAACAATACCGAGCAACCTAGACAGAGTGGAGACGGCAATACTAGCAGCGATGCTGGAGACGGTTGATAGAATCGGGCCGTACACAGCTCGAATCACGATCGATGAAATCAAAGATCTAAGAGCGGAGAAGATAAAGCATATACTGAAGAGGAGCAAAGAGATACTGAAGAAAATGAAGGAAGCAGAGCCGGATATAAGAGAGATAATGCGGCAAGTACAGGCCTCCGAAGAGGAGAAGCCTAGACTCGTCGAATACGGGCCCGAGAAGCTACCAGCCGGGCCTGACGTAGACAAGTCTGATACCGTGATAATCGTTGAGGGCAGGGCTGATGTACTAAACCTACTGCGCTATGGCTACACTAACGTTATCGCATTGGAGGGAGCCAGAGAGAAAATACCTAAGACCATCATCGACTTGACTAAGAAGAAGCAAGCCATAGCCCTTGTAGACGGTGACCGTGGAGGAGAACTCATACTAAAGACTCTCCTCGACCAGGCTGACATAGACTATGTAGCTAGAGCACCAAAAGATATGGAGGTCGAGGAATTAACGGGTAGAGAGATAGCCCAGGCACTAGAGCAGATGGTCCCAGCCGAGACCTACAAGAAGAAGCTAGGCCTCATAAAGGAGAAGCCCCAGACGGCACCCAAGGCCGTAGAACAAAGCGTGTCGGAGGCGAAAGAGGAGAAACCCACTATTACTCCGACGGTCGAAGAGAAAGCGATAGAGGAGGAGAAAAAGGAGAAGCCCCTTGAACTAGCTGCCATTCCAAAGACGGTCATAGACGAGATACCCAAGTTAAAGGGGAGCCTAGAAGCAATATTATACGATGAGAACTGGAACCCTGTAAAACGGATAAGCGTCAGGGACCTATACCCTGAACTACAGAGGATAGAGCCAGGCTCTATTTACGGCATCGTGTTCGACGGTATAATCACACAGAGGATTATTGACGCTGCAGCAGAGAAAGGAGTGAAGGTGCTTATCGGTGCTAGGACTGGAACAAAGCTAGTCGGCAAGCCCAGCGAGATACTGTTCTTTACTTTCAGCGATTTAACCTAG
- a CDS encoding tyrosine--tRNA ligase, translated as MSSIEERLKLITRNTSEVITIKELREKLESGVKLKGYIGYEPSGLVHIGWLIWMLKVRDLVRAGVDFTVLEATWHAHINDKLGGDLNLIRESTKIVRAVFRAIGVNEGDIKYVDAEDLASDKDYWALVVRVAKNNTLHRIKRAMTIMGRRAEEAEIDASKLIYPMMQTADIFYLDLDIALGGMDQRKAHMLARDTAEKIGLKKPIAIHTPILTGLRGAGRMDTSKLERDEILAMIKMSKSKPGQTIFVHASPDDIRRVISKAYCPPREVNYNPIIEINKYLLFQQEGFKLVVERPAKYGGTVIYESYEELERDYIEGRLHPADLKHATAEALIKFLEPIRSSLLSDRELVEVIRKIEEYYNL; from the coding sequence GTGAGTAGTATAGAAGAGCGTCTAAAGCTGATAACACGGAACACCTCCGAGGTTATCACTATAAAAGAACTCCGGGAAAAACTTGAGTCGGGCGTGAAACTTAAGGGATACATAGGCTATGAGCCCAGCGGACTAGTTCATATAGGTTGGCTAATCTGGATGCTTAAGGTACGAGACCTTGTCAGAGCTGGCGTCGATTTCACCGTGTTGGAGGCGACATGGCATGCCCACATAAATGATAAGCTTGGAGGTGACCTCAACCTCATCAGAGAGTCCACTAAAATCGTTAGGGCCGTGTTTAGGGCTATTGGGGTTAATGAGGGAGATATCAAATATGTGGATGCGGAGGATCTGGCCTCCGATAAGGATTATTGGGCCCTGGTAGTTAGAGTGGCCAAGAACAATACGCTGCACAGGATTAAGAGGGCTATGACTATAATGGGTAGGAGAGCCGAGGAGGCAGAGATCGATGCGTCTAAGCTCATCTATCCCATGATGCAGACTGCGGATATTTTTTATCTAGACCTCGATATAGCCTTGGGTGGAATGGATCAACGGAAAGCCCATATGCTGGCTCGCGACACGGCCGAGAAGATCGGATTGAAGAAGCCTATTGCAATACACACGCCAATACTAACCGGGCTTCGTGGAGCCGGTAGAATGGATACAAGCAAATTAGAGAGAGACGAGATACTTGCTATGATCAAGATGAGTAAGAGCAAACCGGGGCAGACTATATTCGTTCATGCATCGCCGGATGACATACGCAGGGTAATAAGTAAGGCCTATTGTCCCCCTAGAGAGGTGAATTATAATCCTATCATAGAGATAAATAAATACCTGTTATTCCAACAAGAAGGATTCAAACTAGTCGTCGAAAGACCGGCGAAATACGGGGGAACCGTAATATATGAGTCTTATGAGGAGCTTGAGCGTGATTATATAGAGGGCAGACTTCATCCCGCTGATCTCAAGCACGCAACAGCTGAGGCGCTCATCAAATTCCTGGAACCCATAAGGTCTAGCCTCTTATCCGATAGAGAACTAGTCGAGGTAATAAGGAAGATAGAGGAATATTATAATCTATAA
- a CDS encoding phosphoadenosine phosphosulfate reductase family protein translates to MTVKVLVRSKRDADAVKASLEKFPETTHWTVKSLGGVRGGKLYDSILDEIEPFSIILLGWEDREIHEKISQLTLRIPFTASILARTKKVRNSTIEMINALFSRARAIIRMRTLWNGTYVLSGWREGEPIEVPMEPYGDAFFLYGKGSMHALKVLGLPEPDNGDAPILYAVKLAKGLHYIYSGNELIGEIYMNNHGLRPHGKSIKRNILVKKHLDVSELINTNKPIIDILVKESKSYLQNIAHYDKKIVPLSGGKDSAAALLLALEEFNRDEITAIYVDTGIDFDENRDYVINLTSKLNIDLIIVEAGVDKGLLSGYPLPTPNNRWCTARKLAALKKAIERISSGKRIALIVGDRDSESDRRSRRPLLRVDKGLPYPTIAPLRLWSAAHVMVFLWSRNIGVNPLYDYGFYRTGCYVCFSLRSWELSIMNEHGILDRIMNRKPHHETFIKRFLEEKSRDS, encoded by the coding sequence ATGACTGTAAAAGTACTAGTTAGAAGCAAGCGCGACGCCGACGCAGTAAAAGCGAGCCTAGAGAAGTTCCCCGAAACTACTCATTGGACCGTGAAGAGCCTAGGCGGGGTCAGAGGAGGCAAGCTATACGATTCAATTCTGGACGAGATCGAGCCCTTCTCTATAATACTACTAGGGTGGGAGGATCGCGAAATCCATGAGAAAATAAGCCAGTTAACCCTCCGCATCCCCTTCACCGCCTCGATACTGGCCCGCACCAAGAAGGTCAGGAATAGCACCATAGAGATGATAAACGCCCTCTTCAGCAGGGCCAGGGCAATTATCAGGATGCGCACTCTTTGGAACGGAACCTATGTGCTATCAGGATGGAGGGAAGGCGAGCCTATAGAGGTACCAATGGAGCCATACGGCGATGCCTTCTTCCTGTATGGTAAGGGTTCTATGCACGCGCTCAAAGTCCTAGGCCTCCCTGAGCCCGATAACGGCGACGCTCCTATTCTATATGCTGTTAAACTAGCCAAGGGATTACATTACATCTATAGTGGAAACGAGCTTATCGGTGAAATCTACATGAACAATCATGGTCTTCGACCCCACGGCAAATCTATAAAAAGAAATATACTTGTTAAAAAGCATTTAGACGTGAGCGAATTAATAAACACTAATAAACCAATAATAGACATACTAGTAAAAGAGAGTAAATCCTATTTACAAAATATTGCCCATTACGACAAGAAAATAGTTCCTCTAAGCGGAGGAAAAGACTCCGCTGCAGCACTACTACTAGCCCTAGAGGAGTTCAATCGAGACGAGATAACTGCGATCTACGTAGACACCGGCATCGACTTTGACGAAAACAGAGACTATGTGATTAACCTAACTAGTAAATTGAATATCGATCTCATCATTGTTGAAGCTGGCGTAGATAAAGGTCTACTAAGCGGGTATCCACTTCCAACGCCCAATAATAGGTGGTGTACTGCTAGAAAACTAGCTGCGTTAAAGAAGGCCATAGAAAGGATCTCCAGTGGAAAGAGGATCGCCCTCATAGTAGGAGATAGGGACTCCGAGTCCGACCGCAGGAGCAGAAGGCCCTTGCTGCGCGTCGACAAAGGATTACCCTATCCAACCATAGCTCCTCTGAGGCTCTGGTCTGCCGCCCATGTAATGGTTTTTCTCTGGTCTAGAAATATTGGAGTCAACCCACTCTATGACTATGGTTTTTACAGGACGGGGTGTTACGTGTGTTTCTCCCTTAGATCATGGGAGCTCTCAATAATGAACGAGCATGGCATCCTCGATAGGATCATGAATAGGAAACCCCACCATGAAACCTTTATTAAACGATTCCTCGAAGAGAAATCTAGGGACTCGTAA